The segment aaatataattaaatctattaaatacACCTTTCTGTAGGTGATATTTCAAACATTGAATATTAATATCATCAAATGTTTcaggaaaaaaagataaaaggttTAATGTATGCTtataacatgtttatttttttcatatagaaAAATGCAGTAATTATATGAATTTGAAAGAATTTAATTGAATTCCATGTTAATTATGTCttcaatatattttcaaaatattatgtactatatataaatgattCTGTATCCCGTTTACTACTCCAATTCAAATTAATTCAGGAGTATATTTGATATTTAGCAGCTTCATATAGGCACACGATCACCGAAACaatcatgtaaaattaaataaaataataatgttaagatGCAATAATCATCATTACTGGGGTACAATTAAATGACATAAAAGTGTagcatatgacctctttaaaaacTCGATTTTTTCGCCTCATTTCTGTTTTTTAGAGCATATCAGGGCTGAGGCTAACGGACAGCTTTCTGAAGAGGACGTATGAATACGATGACATCGCACAGGTCTGTGTGGTGTGTCCGTACACCAGTCCAGAGAGCTGAAAACCCCTGGACCAACTCCCAGCTCTTCTGCATCTGTTAACAGAACACCTGTTCCTTTAAGCTTGCTCttttaaaatctacattttaaGCCCAATTAATCATGATTTTAACTGTCTgtcaatgtaaataaaatgtaaatgagaaaagtatgttaaaacaattataaaagcTTCCTGAAACATTTCTTCTGGGATATAATAACACTTAACATCTTCAGACTGATTTCAAGacacatttattaacatttgtttGACAAACAGTTTTTATGAGCATTTTACATAATCTTTAATCACTCATCAGATTTTAAATATCCGACTATGGAGCATGCAAAAGAAAAGCGCAAACGGTGAGATGTATGTATGAATACAATATGTTTATTATAGCAATATTTTGCTTTCATTACTGATAAATCAAACGCCTAAATAAACCGGCTTAGAGAAGCAGCTGATATAGTGATTATCACACACAAATGTCTCTTGTTCCTAAAACGGacagaatatataataaaaaaataatcaaagaatgtgttaaagggatagttcccctaAAAACAACAATTCGGTCATCATATCCTCACCCTCATGACTAAACAACGAGTGGATTGTTTTTTAAGGACTGAACTATCCCTAAATGTCCTTGGATATTAATAACCATGGCCCCACAGCTAATTAATAGGAACAAACATATGAGCAATCGTTCGTTTAGTAAAATAAACTCAACTCTGATGTGTCGTTACCAGCTACATTCATAAAGAGAGGACTGCACAGACAAACACAAAGAAACCTCACTCGGGTGTTAAGATAATGCTCTCTGTGTATCAGGtgagtttaaatgtgttttcctCTTCTCTTCTGATGACTCCATATAAAGTGCCATGCCCTCCATCTGGGGTTTAAACGATTGCACTCGCGCCCCTTTCTCCACCTGCCCTCCTTCAGTTCTCGACCCTGTATAGACAGAGAttcataaatcatcataattctGCAGGATACACAGATGCATGAAGAGATCCTGAAAACCATACTTCAGTTAAAATGACTCTATTACTAGTAACACATCACTGATTTCAGTGTAAAAGTCCAGACTTCGGTGTTGTCCTGTACCAGGtgtgctactgagcaagtttactacgtcACAAAAGTCACACATATGTGGCTGGTTATATGACgcaaatgtcaaaatgtgttAGTTAGCAAAAGATGCGCTATGATAAAAGTGTCTTGAGGTCATTACATAGCGCTGTGCAAGCATCCGCAAGAAAATGCATCTGTATATTAATCCAAAATCTGCtcctgtaatcataatttgtgttgaAAGGAATGAAagtctggtaacactttagtatagggatctaattcacactgataactagctgcttattagcatgtctattattaacatattggctgtttatcagtgcttataaaatatatataatgcatgacatccataatcctacccaattccctaaacttaacaactaccttataaactatgagtaagcatcaaataaggagttaattgaggcaaaagtaatagttaatggttagttaataatgagaattggaccctaaaataaagtgtgaccgaaagtCTTTAGTGTTCATTTGAGCTAAAAACTGAATATCACAAGTTATATAAACTGTGGACGCCCGCATGAGCACCACAGCTTAATAATGTTGCACAGTGTGTACAAACTTAGACATGTATTAAATTGATGAAAGTAAAGACGTGTATAATGCGGTAGTAAAAAAACAATCTTTGAATCTACCCCTGCATTCACAATTTGTCTTGAAATAAGTTTTTGGTGTGTCACTGCCTCAATTCAGATGGAAATTGCAGTAAATTGTATTTATAAGGTACGCTTTGGAGCAAACCCGAAGGTAGAAACTCATTTTTCCGTCGAGTCTGGGTTAGAAATGTCACTCGTGTGCAGACCACTAACTGAGGTCTCCAGCTCTAAGAGGTGCACTGAGACTGCATGCAGGTCTACAGCTCTTCGAGGAGGATGAGTGTGTGGTGTCTCAGACCTGCTgggatcaggatcaggatcaggagTGCTCCTCGGCGCTGCCGCTGAACGAGCGACTCCGGATGTGGTTCCTCAGCTGTTCGATCAGCTCTGGATTCTGCTGCTGGATCTGCTGCGCGAACTGCTGTCCACTGAGAGAAACACGGACACACTGAACATCTCAAACCACAGCTAGCATTATAATTCTGCTTGGTGCAGTTGTATATTATACACATCACATGTCAAGTCAATCAAAGGTCAAAGAGGAGATGCTCACGCTTCAATGAGACTGGATATGTCAGATAATCCCCCGACTCCGGCCGCCGGTCCCCCCACTGCGTTAGACATCATGCCCGACATGCTGGTTTAGGAGAGTTAATCACAAACACACCGTCTCATGAGAtgatccagtgtgtgtgtgtgtgtgtgtgtgagacctaTATTAAGAGCTCTCCGCTGTAATAAGAGCTGCGTAAAgcgatagttcatccaaaaaaagcTTTCATTGAGCAAACAGAAGCCCAGCTGTGAGTGcttaacatgaaaacaaaaaatttttCACATTTCAAACATTACATTTGAGTATATGtgaataaatctgaaatgaaatCTGGAATCTTAACTTCTCAATTGATATCgactgcttttatcatgttcttGTGTACTTTTTGAAGCTTTAAAAGTTGATTATCAACATAtggtgagaaataaaaaaaaaacccgcaAAAGTCTTTTTAGCACAGTTTGAGAAAATGGgcacaaattgtatttttttgataaactactcctttaaattataaaagtatACCACAATATTGTATCAAAAAATGGTTAAACGTACAGTTGCTGCACCTGCTGGTTCTGCATCACGCTGGCAGCCTGTAGTGAAAAGAGAAAGCGTTTGAGTGGATAGAAACGTCTAGTCAATGttgattattttaaaaaccaCCAAAATACACTTTTAGTAGATATGCACTTGCATTtgaattccaattttttttttttttttttttttttggaaggaaaTTATTACTTCAATTCAGCAGGGATGCAATAAACTGATCAAACATATGACAGTATAGAGATTAATGttagatgtaaaaaaatatatatattctaaataaaccgAATTCTACTGAAAATAtagcagtttccacaaaaatatgaagcaacaaACTGATTTCAAccttgataataatcagaaattttCTTGAGCAGTACATCAGCTTAGATTTGTGCATTTACATATTTCTTAAAATTGAATCTGGCCTATTTTCTAAGCAGCTGTAGTGTGCTAGAAACCTCCAGCTGACTGTCCCTTTAACTCTAGCATCCAGACAGATGAACGAGGGCTCACAGGGGCGATTCATGACCCTTTTCATTAATACTATTAACAGAGAGATGTGAAACCCCTCACTTGCGCATACCATGCTAATGAAGGCGGGGTTATTGATGAGGCTGGCCATGTCAAAGCCCAGTCCTGTGGCCGTCTGCAGGAACACAACGTGTCATTACTGGCTAGCTCTCAGCAGTGACACtcaatatatattcatatgtCTTCATGGGATGGATCAGCTTCTTCTACTCACGGGGCTGGATGCTTCTTTTTGTTTCTGCTCTGCTATCTTCAGGTTGGATTTGTAAGTGTCGTTTTCAGGATCTAACACCAGCGCTTTATTAAAATAAGAGATCGCCTCGGGATACTTGCTCATAGACGTTAGTGCCAATctataatcataaagaaaaagaaGCATCATTCTGGACAATGAGTTTATTTACTAGTTATATACATTTAGAAGAACATTCTAGATGAACTCTATGTTGTATAGTTCTGCAGGGACGGGAATCAAATGGAACGAACTGATTCTGGTTCTAACTCTGATtcatttgattcttt is part of the Carassius auratus strain Wakin chromosome 10, ASM336829v1, whole genome shotgun sequence genome and harbors:
- the LOC113109608 gene encoding small glutamine-rich tetratricopeptide repeat-containing protein beta-like gives rise to the protein MIVLFTVAVQCLETTFKISSSDYHLAGPQPLREVFLNSLLKNDIVSLPETFPSPEDIERAEQLKNEGNNHMKEENYSSAVDCYTRAIELDQRNAVYYCNRAAAHSKLGHYTEATGDCERAIAIDPAYSKAYGRMGLALTSMSKYPEAISYFNKALVLDPENDTYKSNLKIAEQKQKEASSPTATGLGFDMASLINNPAFISMAASVMQNQQVQQLMSGMMSNAVGGPAAGVGGLSDISSLIEAGQQFAQQIQQQNPELIEQLRNHIRSRSFSGSAEEHS